Proteins from one Vanessa atalanta chromosome 15, ilVanAtal1.2, whole genome shotgun sequence genomic window:
- the LOC125069607 gene encoding RNA-binding region-containing protein 3-like has product MSKVLIIRHLPEALSFEDKEKLLKHFGALKVWEKVKKRNYIFASFATVEKAKLSLQRLHMLEIAHRRLVVEYSFEKEPVTETKSKDDTNSNITNQIKEFLRIINAWNPSLDFYQPPPVHLRYSYPKVSPQIIINIIYELFIHKPFYTQTLHLMNKMSLSTPFKENDTAVKFFKENFRDYFIDEMSILPPEEPSEPESEISSGDDIPKQLVPSVAKRKHTLPKTRKRPAAVLSTALLPKQKTVKLNQEEVFDVVNPVTETKKISLVVSQDALLKQADEPEVVGELGKFQKENQPADVQQIAEVPEQPTITRQELLANRISYSDMKILPVFKNYHPGEPSMRLYIKNLAKTVSEQDVKRIYKRYVEHIPEEEQLGFDVRVMQEGRMKGQAFVTFPSVKIAEEALNETNGYLLREKPMVVQFARAATKKTIE; this is encoded by the coding sequence ATGTCTAAAGTACTCATAATAAGACATCTTCCAGAGGCATTGTCTTTTGAAGACAAGGAAAAGTTACTTAAACATTTTGGTGCTCTAAAAGTTTGGGAAAAAGTAAAGaaacgtaattatatattcgCGTCTTTCGCTACTGTCGAAAAAGCAAAATTATCCTTGCAACGATTGCACATGCTAGAAATTGCGCACCGACGCCTTGTGGTAGAATATTCTTTTGAAAAGGAACCAGTTACTGAAACTAAGAGTAAAGATGACACTAATTCAAACATTACAAATCAGATTAAAGAGTTTTTGCGAATTATCAATGCTTGGAATCCATCACTCGACTTTTACCAGCCACCACCAGTACATTTGAGATATTCATACCCTAAAGTAAGCCCACAaatcatcattaatataatatatgaactttTTATTCACAAACCCTTTTATACTCAAACCCTACATCTCATGAACAAGATGTCACTTAGCACTCCTTTCAAAGAAAATGATACAGCAGTTAagtttttcaaagaaaatttcaGAGATTATTTCATAGACGAAATGTCAATATTACCACCTGAGGAACCAAGTGAGCCCGAGTCTGAAATTTCAAGTGGTGATGACATCCCAAAACAATTAGTACCTTCAGTCGCAAAAAGGAAACATACCTTACCAAAAACAAGGAAACGACCTGCGGCAGTCCTCTCAACAGCTTTATtaccaaaacaaaaaacagtCAAGCTCAATCAAGAAGAAGTTTTTGATGTTGTCAATCCAGTAAcagaaactaaaaaaatatctttagtaGTATCGCAAGATGCTCTGCTGAAGCAAGCTGATGAACCAGAGGTTGTTGGTGAACTAGGTAAATttcaaaaagaaaatcaacCTGCTGATGTTCAGCAAATTGCAGAAGTGCCAGAGCAACCGACTATTACTAGACAAGAACTTTTGGCAAATAGAATATCTTACAGTGATATGAAAATTCTGCCCGTATTTAAGAACTATCACCCCGGAGAACCATCAATGaggttatatataaagaatttagCTAAAACTGTCTCAGAGCAAGATGTTAAAAGGATATATAAGCGTTATGTAGAACATATACCTGAAGAAGAACAGTTAGGTTTTGATGTGAGAGTCATGCAGGAAGGCAGAATGAAAGGTCAAGCTTTTGTAACATTTCCATCAGTGAAAATAGCAGAAGAAGCACTAAATGAAACTAATGGGTATTTATTGAGAGAAAAACCTATGGTTGTACAATTTGCTAGAGCTGCAACTAAGAAAACAATAgaataa
- the LOC125069606 gene encoding nucleolar protein 11, which translates to MAKLHNYYVLCPLIDQNSFLGVSQDRDDENVIVTLGRNVVNKFRLSDQKQISGWTSKDHLTSAVIFDKEQEAYVGVFNRNTIKTWKEDSDNLDKIKKYKFSVNIFKVISRGNQSSLIIFENGNCASLPYALDNRKSYENKQLIKESETIVDIACYSIATNDYICYVTKNNKNTYDIITCTIREELGDMDKSKLNKTKVSRPEDVYVVGELISTGDKPCVYFLWSDAKLTVYDLMKKSWKTIGIVPWISTSSSVSISWMGQDHLILFGSNSDQDGAIIVAYNIILGVGSCRYPMKMYSENAKLYCFNGLIILEASNHIGMLPYVLETNRNLSSLLGSHDIVDDTCAEIADWDTPVEPIFNETEEIRDLLKVGLTERGMCTQVIPPLLEKGNYQKVFKTLQGFKDIPESILVLLLNYAIKLVNPVNVDITNHEDFVKFCDCDDESDEVKKVLKDKFKILDYLFQVTFSDAMLIPYLRNDLSLDNALFLMSYISYLLVDSDKNFNASYESKLFDWCILLMDAFYQQYLLTKDDKTTIVLNNTQKVVTSLIDKLIQVNSALPLLHKISSGKQMENNDESLSYAIELIEI; encoded by the exons atggcaAAGCTACACAATTATTACGTTTTATGTCCTCTTATTGACCAAAACAGTTTCTTAGGCGTATCTCAAGATCGGGACGATGAAAATGTCATAGTAACCCTAGGCCGCAATGTTGTGAATAAGTTCAGA CTTTCAGATCAAAAACAAATTAGCGGTTGGACTTCAAAAGACCATTTAACATCTGCAgtaatatttgataaagaaCAAGAAGCTTATGTTGGAGTTTTTAACAGAAATACGATTAAAACTTGGAAAGAGGATTCTGACaacttagataaaataaaaaagtataag TTTTCAGTGAATATTTTTAAGGTGATCTCTAGAGGTAACCAAtcctcattaataatatttgagaaTGGAAATTGTGCATCACTCCCATATGCACTTGATAACAGGAAGTCTTATGAAAACAAACAGCTTATTAAAGAATCTGAAACAATTGTAGACATAGCCTGCTACAGCATAGCGACAAATGATTACATTTGCTATGTTACAAAGAACAATAAAAACACCTATGATATCATAACATGCACTATCAGGGAAGAACTGGGTGATATggataaatctaaattaaacaaaactaagGTTTCTAGACCAGAGGATGTTTATGTAGTTGGAGAACTAATTAGCACAGGAGACAAACCCTGTGTTTATTTCCTAT GGAGTGATGCTAAATTGACAGTATatgatttaatgaaaaaatcttGGAAAACTATAGGCATAGTGCCATGGATATCTACTTCCTCAAGCGTATCCATTTCATGGATGGGTCAAGACCACCTGATTCTGTTTGGAAGTAACTCGGACCAAGATGGAGCTATTATTGTTGCCTATAATATCATTCTTGGAGTGGGATCATGTAGGTACCCAATGAAAATGTACTCAGaaaatgcaaaattatattgtttcaatGGCCTCATCATCCTCGAAGCTTCAAACCATATTGGAATGCTACCATATGTACTAGAAACAAATAGAAACCTTTCAAGTCTTTTGGGATCCCACGACATTGTTGATGACACATGTGCAGAAATAGCAGACTGGGACACTCCTGTGGAACCCATATTTAATGAAACTGAAGAAATCAGAGATTTACTCAAAGTAGGTCTAACTGAAAGAGGCATGTGCACACAAGTTATTCCACCATTATTAGAAAAGGGGAACTACCAGAAAGTTTTTAAAACTTTGCAGGGTTTTAAAGATATACCTGAATCAATTttagtgttattattaaattatgctaTAAAATTGGTTAATCCAGTAAATGTAGATATCACAAATCATGAAgactttgttaaattttgtgATTGTGACGATGAATCCGATGAAGTTAAAAAAGTCctcaaagataaatttaaaattcttgactatttatttcaagtaacaTTTAGTGATGCAATGTTAATACCTTATTTAAGAAATGATTTATCTTTGGATAATGCATTATTTCTTATGtcttatatatcatatttactaGTTGATTCTGACAAAAATTTCAATGCAAGCTATGAAAGCAAACTCTTTGACTGGTGCATTTTACTAATGGATGCATTTTATCAACAGTATTTACTGACAAAAGATGACAAAACAACAATTGTCTTAAATAATACACAGAAAGTTGTAACAAGTCTTATTGATAAATTGATCCAAGTGAACAGCGCTTTGCCCTTGTTACATAAAATCTCATCAGGTAAACAAATGGAAAATAATGATGAATCATTGTCATATGCTATTGAACTAATTGaaatatag